Proteins co-encoded in one Bacillus infantis NRRL B-14911 genomic window:
- a CDS encoding LTA synthase family protein — MGNKRWPALNLIGFAVAVLWLKTYIAYKTSFDIKIENFKQELILLINPLSFLMFVLGFGLFLKKKNQVRYVVISSFIISAILFANVVFYRFFNDFLTVPVLFQTSNMSDLGSSVSELLNLTDLLYFADFIILAIIMMFRPQALVYREHSQKNRRAFFLAAVAIAFFNLGLAETERPQLLTRTFDREMLVKNIGTYNYHIYDVFLQSKSSAQRALADGSELADIGNYARASYVAPADDMFGIAKGKNVILISMESTQNFVINEKVNGQEITPFLNDFIKESYYFNNFYHQTAQGKTSDSEFLVDNSLYPLSRGAVFFTHSGNKFAAAPEILNQNGYYTASLHANNKSFWNRDIMYDSFGYQRFYSLPDYEVTETNSVGWGMKDIDFFEQSIQHLKEMPEPYYAKFITLTNHFPFELGEEDQFIEPYTSGNKTVDNYFPTVRYTDEAIKNFIQKLKDEGIYEDSIIILYGDHYGISENHNKAMGEFLGTEVTPFVSTQLQRVPLIIHIPGQEGKTISKVSGQIDIKPTILHLLGIDTRDDIDFGSDLFANDRQEFTVLRDGSFITKDYIYTRDTCYSKETAEPADAAACEPYIEKAKNELEYSDKIIYGDLLRFYEDSPYIKQKGDN, encoded by the coding sequence ATGGGGAATAAAAGATGGCCTGCGCTTAACCTGATTGGATTTGCGGTAGCAGTGCTCTGGCTTAAAACCTATATCGCCTATAAAACTAGCTTCGATATAAAAATTGAGAACTTCAAACAGGAATTAATCCTGCTGATCAATCCGCTTAGCTTTTTAATGTTTGTGCTGGGATTCGGACTTTTTCTGAAGAAGAAAAATCAAGTCAGGTATGTTGTAATTTCCAGTTTCATTATATCAGCCATCCTTTTTGCAAATGTGGTCTTTTACCGGTTTTTCAATGATTTCCTGACAGTCCCGGTTCTGTTCCAAACGAGCAATATGAGCGATCTTGGAAGCAGTGTAAGCGAGCTGCTTAATTTGACTGATCTGCTTTATTTTGCAGATTTTATTATTCTGGCCATCATCATGATGTTCAGACCCCAGGCACTGGTGTACCGCGAACATTCCCAAAAGAACCGGAGGGCATTCTTCCTGGCTGCCGTTGCCATTGCCTTCTTTAATTTAGGGCTTGCAGAAACCGAGCGTCCCCAGCTGCTGACACGTACCTTTGACAGGGAAATGCTGGTCAAGAATATCGGCACCTATAATTATCATATTTACGATGTGTTCCTGCAGTCAAAATCCTCAGCACAGCGGGCCTTGGCTGACGGGAGCGAATTGGCGGACATAGGAAATTATGCCCGCGCCAGCTACGTTGCCCCGGCGGATGATATGTTCGGCATTGCCAAAGGGAAGAATGTCATTCTCATTTCAATGGAATCCACCCAGAATTTTGTCATAAATGAAAAAGTCAACGGGCAGGAAATCACACCTTTTCTGAATGACTTCATAAAAGAAAGCTACTATTTCAATAATTTTTACCATCAGACAGCACAAGGGAAAACATCTGACTCTGAATTCCTTGTGGATAATTCCCTTTATCCGCTCAGCAGGGGAGCAGTATTTTTCACCCATTCCGGGAATAAATTTGCCGCTGCTCCTGAAATCCTGAATCAGAACGGATATTACACAGCGTCACTCCATGCCAACAATAAGAGCTTCTGGAACAGGGATATCATGTATGATTCATTTGGTTATCAGCGGTTTTATTCTCTTCCGGATTATGAGGTGACTGAAACCAATTCAGTCGGCTGGGGGATGAAAGATATCGATTTCTTCGAACAGTCAATACAGCACTTAAAAGAAATGCCTGAACCTTATTATGCAAAGTTCATCACGCTGACCAACCACTTCCCCTTCGAGCTTGGGGAAGAAGATCAGTTCATTGAACCATATACTTCCGGCAACAAAACGGTTGATAACTATTTCCCTACTGTCCGCTACACTGATGAAGCCATTAAAAATTTCATTCAGAAGCTTAAAGATGAGGGGATATATGAAGATTCCATCATCATCCTTTATGGTGACCATTACGGCATCTCAGAGAACCATAATAAAGCGATGGGAGAGTTCCTTGGCACAGAGGTTACTCCGTTTGTAAGCACCCAGCTGCAGCGGGTCCCTCTCATCATACACATTCCCGGCCAGGAGGGAAAAACGATTTCGAAAGTGTCCGGGCAGATCGATATAAAGCCGACTATACTCCATCTCCTTGGCATAGACACCAGGGATGACATCGATTTTGGATCAGATCTGTTTGCAAATGACCGCCAGGAGTTTACGGTGCTTAGGGATGGCAGCTTCATTACAAAAGACTACATTTATACAAGGGACACCTGCTACAGCAAGGAAACCGCTGAACCGGCGGACGCTGCAGCCTGTGAGCCGTATATAGAGAAAGCAAAAAATGAACTTGAATATTCCGATAAAATTATTTATGGCGACCTCCTGAGGTTTTATGAGGATTCTCCGTATATTAAACAAAAGGGCGATAACTGA